One genomic segment of Panicum virgatum strain AP13 chromosome 2N, P.virgatum_v5, whole genome shotgun sequence includes these proteins:
- the LOC120661792 gene encoding putative polyol transporter 1 isoform X1, which translates to MASAKLAEAVEPRKKSNVKYASFCAILASMASIILGYDIGVMSGAGIYIKKDLKITDVQLEILMGILNVYSLIGSFAAGRTSDWIGRRFTVVFAAAIFFVGALLMGFAVDYAMLMVGRFVAGVGVGYAVMIAPVYTAEIAPAAARGFLTSLPEVFINIGILLGYVSNYAFARLSLHLSWRVMLGIGAVPSALLALLVFAMPESPRWLVMKGRLADARAVLERTCDTPEEAAERLADIKAAAGIPKDLDGDVVTVPKERNVESQVWKELILSPTPAVRRILLSAVGLHFFQQASGIDSVVLYSPRVFRSAGITDENKLLGTTCAVGVTKTLFILVATFLLDRAGRRPLLLTSTGGMIISLVGLGTGLTVVGQHPGAKIPWAVALCILSILAYVSFFSIGLGPMASVYTSEIFPLRVRAMGFAVGVASNRVTSGVISMTFLSLSKAITIGGSFFLYSGIAGLAWVFFFTRLPETRGRTLEEMGRLFGMEDSDMAEEESAAAKHKVVEMRTN; encoded by the exons ATGGCTTCCGCCAAGCTCGCAGAGGCCGTCGAGCCTAGGAAGAAGAGCAACGTCAAGTATGCCTCCTTCTGCGCCATCCTCGCCTCCATGGCCTCCATCATCCTCGGCTATG ACATTGGGGTGATGAGCGGAGCGGGGATCTACATCAAGAAGGACCTGAAGATCACGGACGTGCAGCTGGAGATACTGATGGGCATTCTGAACGTCTACTCGCTCATCGGGTCCTTCGCCGCCGGGCGGACGTCGGACTGGATCGGCCGCCGCTTCACGGTGgtcttcgccgccgccatcttcttcGTGGGCGCGCTGCTCATGGGCTTCGCCGTCGACTACGCCATGCTCATGGTGGGACGCTTCGTGGCCGGCGTCGGGGTGGGCTACGCGGTCATGATCGCGCCCGTGTACACCGccgagatcgcgccggcggcagcccgCGGCTTCCTCACGTCCTTGCCCGAGGTGTTCATCAACATCGGCATCCTGCTCGGCTACGTATCCAACTACGCGTTCGCGCGCCTTTCGCTCCACCTCAGTTGGCGCGTCATGCTCGGCATCGGCGCCGTGCCGTCAGCCCTGCTGGCCCTCCTGGTGTTCGCCATGCCCGAGTCGCCCCGGTGGCTCGTCATGAAGGGCCGCCTCGCGGACGCCAGGGCCGTACTGGAGAGGACCTGCGACAcgccagaggaggcggcggagcgcctGGCCGAcatcaaggcggcggcgggcatccCCAAGGACCTCGACGGGGACGTGGTCACCGTGCCCAAGGAACGAAACGTCGAGTCGCAGGTCTGGAAGGAGCTCATCTTGTCCCCAACCCCGGCCGTCCGGCGCATACTGCTCTCGGCCGTCggcctccacttcttccagCAGGCTTCCGGCATCGACTCCGTCGTCCTGTACAGCCCGCGCGTGTTCAGGAGCGCGGGAATCACGGACGAAAACAAGCTCCTGGGCACCACCTGCGCCGTGGGCGTCACCAAGACGCTCTTCATCCTGGTGGCCACGTTCCTGCTCGaccgcgccggccggcggccgctgcTGCTGACGAGCACGGGCGGGATGATCATCTCGCTCGTCGGCCTCGGGACGGGCCTCACCGTCGTGGGGCAGCACCCGGGCGCCAAGATCCCGTGGGCCGTGGCCCTGTGCATCCTGTCCATCCTCGCCTACGTGTCCTTCTTCTCCATCGGGCTCGGGCCCATGGCGTCGGTGTACACCTCGGAGATCTTCCCGCTGCGGGTGCGCGCGATGGGGTTCGCGGTCGGCGTGGCGAGTAACCGCGTCACCAGCGGCGTGATCTCCATGACGTTCCTGTCCCTGTCCAAGGCCATCACCATCGGCGGCAGCTTCTTCCTCTACTCCGGCATCGCCGGGCTCGCGTGGGTGTTCTTCTTCACCCGCCTCCCGGAGACCCGCGGCCGGACGCTGGAGGAGATGGGCAGGCTTTTCGGCATGGAAGATAGTGACATGGCTGAAGAAGAGAGCGCCGCTGCCAAGCACAAGGTAGTGGAAATGCGCACGAACTAG
- the LOC120661792 gene encoding putative polyol transporter 1 isoform X2, translated as MSGAGIYIKKDLKITDVQLEILMGILNVYSLIGSFAAGRTSDWIGRRFTVVFAAAIFFVGALLMGFAVDYAMLMVGRFVAGVGVGYAVMIAPVYTAEIAPAAARGFLTSLPEVFINIGILLGYVSNYAFARLSLHLSWRVMLGIGAVPSALLALLVFAMPESPRWLVMKGRLADARAVLERTCDTPEEAAERLADIKAAAGIPKDLDGDVVTVPKERNVESQVWKELILSPTPAVRRILLSAVGLHFFQQASGIDSVVLYSPRVFRSAGITDENKLLGTTCAVGVTKTLFILVATFLLDRAGRRPLLLTSTGGMIISLVGLGTGLTVVGQHPGAKIPWAVALCILSILAYVSFFSIGLGPMASVYTSEIFPLRVRAMGFAVGVASNRVTSGVISMTFLSLSKAITIGGSFFLYSGIAGLAWVFFFTRLPETRGRTLEEMGRLFGMEDSDMAEEESAAAKHKVVEMRTN; from the coding sequence ATGAGCGGAGCGGGGATCTACATCAAGAAGGACCTGAAGATCACGGACGTGCAGCTGGAGATACTGATGGGCATTCTGAACGTCTACTCGCTCATCGGGTCCTTCGCCGCCGGGCGGACGTCGGACTGGATCGGCCGCCGCTTCACGGTGgtcttcgccgccgccatcttcttcGTGGGCGCGCTGCTCATGGGCTTCGCCGTCGACTACGCCATGCTCATGGTGGGACGCTTCGTGGCCGGCGTCGGGGTGGGCTACGCGGTCATGATCGCGCCCGTGTACACCGccgagatcgcgccggcggcagcccgCGGCTTCCTCACGTCCTTGCCCGAGGTGTTCATCAACATCGGCATCCTGCTCGGCTACGTATCCAACTACGCGTTCGCGCGCCTTTCGCTCCACCTCAGTTGGCGCGTCATGCTCGGCATCGGCGCCGTGCCGTCAGCCCTGCTGGCCCTCCTGGTGTTCGCCATGCCCGAGTCGCCCCGGTGGCTCGTCATGAAGGGCCGCCTCGCGGACGCCAGGGCCGTACTGGAGAGGACCTGCGACAcgccagaggaggcggcggagcgcctGGCCGAcatcaaggcggcggcgggcatccCCAAGGACCTCGACGGGGACGTGGTCACCGTGCCCAAGGAACGAAACGTCGAGTCGCAGGTCTGGAAGGAGCTCATCTTGTCCCCAACCCCGGCCGTCCGGCGCATACTGCTCTCGGCCGTCggcctccacttcttccagCAGGCTTCCGGCATCGACTCCGTCGTCCTGTACAGCCCGCGCGTGTTCAGGAGCGCGGGAATCACGGACGAAAACAAGCTCCTGGGCACCACCTGCGCCGTGGGCGTCACCAAGACGCTCTTCATCCTGGTGGCCACGTTCCTGCTCGaccgcgccggccggcggccgctgcTGCTGACGAGCACGGGCGGGATGATCATCTCGCTCGTCGGCCTCGGGACGGGCCTCACCGTCGTGGGGCAGCACCCGGGCGCCAAGATCCCGTGGGCCGTGGCCCTGTGCATCCTGTCCATCCTCGCCTACGTGTCCTTCTTCTCCATCGGGCTCGGGCCCATGGCGTCGGTGTACACCTCGGAGATCTTCCCGCTGCGGGTGCGCGCGATGGGGTTCGCGGTCGGCGTGGCGAGTAACCGCGTCACCAGCGGCGTGATCTCCATGACGTTCCTGTCCCTGTCCAAGGCCATCACCATCGGCGGCAGCTTCTTCCTCTACTCCGGCATCGCCGGGCTCGCGTGGGTGTTCTTCTTCACCCGCCTCCCGGAGACCCGCGGCCGGACGCTGGAGGAGATGGGCAGGCTTTTCGGCATGGAAGATAGTGACATGGCTGAAGAAGAGAGCGCCGCTGCCAAGCACAAGGTAGTGGAAATGCGCACGAACTAG